One part of the Halobacteriovorax vibrionivorans genome encodes these proteins:
- a CDS encoding KamA family radical SAM protein → MTNIDHSKIPDLEHRNFRNDDFWQKIPAWAGVTRGEFSDHLWQLKNSIRKIDQVKKVLGDKISKEFFEDLQKGQQITPMNIRITPYVFALINWDDPENCPLRKQFLPIGSQFLEDHPMHMADSLSEDVDSPVPMLTHRYPDKVLFLPLTICPVYCSYCTRSRVIGGSTESVEKESYGANQKHWDNVFAYLAQHPKVEDVVISGGDAFMLNPKQIQYIGENLLKIPHIRRIRYATKGIAIFPQKILTDDKWMEALVKVHKLAIGFGKQMVIHTHFSSPLEITKWSQMAMDRLFSEGILVRNQAVLQEGVNNHVDEMVLLTRKLGYMNIQPYYVYMHDMVPGCEHFRTTLGEGEELEKAVRGTTAGFNTPTFVCDLPGGGGKRHVASYEYYDQENGISVWRAPYVKPDKVFTYFDPIHKLAPDAQDRWKDAATRKAMIDEAIKKV, encoded by the coding sequence ATGACTAATATTGATCATTCAAAGATACCAGATCTTGAACATCGCAATTTTAGAAATGATGATTTCTGGCAAAAGATTCCTGCATGGGCAGGCGTTACAAGAGGAGAGTTTTCTGACCACTTATGGCAGCTGAAAAACTCAATTCGTAAAATTGACCAAGTCAAAAAAGTACTAGGTGATAAAATTTCAAAAGAGTTTTTTGAAGACCTACAAAAAGGCCAACAAATAACTCCAATGAATATCAGAATCACTCCTTACGTTTTTGCACTTATTAATTGGGACGATCCTGAGAATTGTCCTCTAAGAAAACAATTCTTACCAATCGGCTCTCAGTTCTTAGAAGATCACCCTATGCATATGGCAGACTCTCTTAGTGAAGATGTTGACTCGCCAGTGCCGATGCTGACACATCGTTACCCTGATAAGGTACTCTTTCTTCCGCTAACGATTTGTCCAGTATATTGTTCTTACTGTACACGATCACGTGTTATTGGTGGCTCTACAGAGTCTGTTGAAAAAGAGTCTTATGGAGCAAATCAAAAACATTGGGATAATGTATTTGCATATCTTGCTCAACATCCAAAAGTTGAAGACGTTGTTATCTCTGGTGGTGATGCTTTCATGCTCAACCCAAAACAAATCCAATACATTGGTGAGAATTTATTAAAGATACCTCATATTAGACGTATTCGTTATGCTACTAAGGGAATTGCAATTTTCCCTCAAAAGATTCTTACAGATGATAAGTGGATGGAAGCATTAGTTAAGGTTCATAAGCTTGCTATTGGCTTTGGAAAACAAATGGTAATTCATACGCACTTCTCTTCACCGCTTGAAATTACGAAGTGGTCTCAAATGGCCATGGACCGTCTCTTTAGTGAAGGAATCTTAGTTCGTAACCAAGCAGTTCTTCAAGAAGGTGTAAATAACCATGTTGATGAGATGGTACTTCTAACTCGTAAACTTGGTTATATGAATATTCAACCATACTATGTTTATATGCACGATATGGTGCCAGGATGTGAACACTTCAGAACAACTCTTGGCGAAGGTGAAGAATTGGAAAAAGCAGTTCGTGGTACAACAGCTGGATTTAATACTCCAACTTTTGTCTGTGACCTACCTGGTGGTGGTGGAAAGCGTCACGTTGCTTCTTATGAATACTACGATCAAGAAAATGGTATCTCTGTTTGGCGTGCACCATACGTTAAACCAGATAAAGTTTTCACTTATTTTGATCCAATTCATAAATTGGCCCCTGATGCAC